The sequence TCTGGCTCATTAAACCACACAAAATCTTGATGATCTGGACCACGATGGGCAATCTTTGAGAGGATTTGATTGAATTGTTCACAAGAGAGCTGACTTTGTCCAGCCGAACCCTTCCTAAGATACCCTAAGATTCCACACACACCCTCTCCTCTATTGAGCCGCCACAAGCCATTGTTTGATTTTTCTAGCATATCCTTTCTTGTAGAGCCACAAGATAGCTAAGCTTGGCAGGAATCGAAGATATTTTGGCAAAATAAAATATCTTGTCTCAAAAAGCGTCTGCTCCGCGTAATAGTCCCCAAAAATAAATTTCACAGGGGCAGCCTTTCGGCTAGAGTCATACAGAGAACAATTACGGCAGTAGGAGCCAAATAGCGAATCTCTCTCATACAGATCATCAAGTATTCTCGCAGATTCAAAAATAGTATGATTAAAAATATTTGGGATTTTCTCTCCAAGCTTAGGGTAAAAGTAAAACGCCCCGCAACAAGGGAGCACGGTGCCATCTGTCATCACGATAGGACTCCCATACGCCTTGCATTTGCCATGAGTATACTCCAGCTTCTCCACACCTATATGCCCGATTCCATCCTCGCCCGTGACAAACATCTTTTTTAGAGATATTTGGTTTAGCCCCTTATCTTTATAAAAATCTAGCACCCCTAGGGCTTCATGGGGAAATTCGGGCTGCTCTGTAATTTGAATTTGGACATAGATTGAATCGCCTCCATATTTCTTGAAGTAGAGTGGAGCATGAATCGCTCGCTCAAAGGCTAGCTTTGTAGCTGGTTTTCGTATTTTTTTATAACTCTCATAGCTCAGACTATCCACGCTGATGACGATGTGATCAACCCCAACCTCACAAGCTCTCTTTATATCTTCCTCGCCCAAAAGACCGCCATTGGATGTGATCATTATCTTAAGACCAAACTCTTTGATAAGAGACAAAATTTGATACCACTGCTTATGGGTAAAAAACTCTCCATTGGGAGTCAAATCTATCCATTCAAATCCCTCCATAGAAGCTTTTTCTAAAATCAATTTAATTTCATCAAGCGACATATCCCGTCGAATCGTAGGTCTCTCATCAAAATACTCCCCACTATATCCATCGCCATGAAAAGGGCACATTCCGCAAGCATAATTGCAGCTGGAAGTCACTTGAATATTCAAGACTTTCATCTCACGCTCGCGAATTGCCTTAAAAATGGCCTCCTGTGTCACAACATCTTCCTTATTTCTTATAGTTTTTCAAAAAGGTAGCATCCATCATTTCCAGCCACATGTCCCCTGTAGTAGGGAATTCCTCGATTGTCAAATGTTAAATTACTCAAAAACTCGCGATGTTCCTTATCCAAATTTCGATCCTTGATTGCCTCAAAACGCCTTGGTAGCCACATGAGCTCATCAACAGATATGGCGACCCCCTGAAGGCCTCCTTTGAATCCATGCCTTTCCATTGTAGCCACAAAATCATCCGTTTTAAAACATGTTGATACAGGACAATGCTCCCCATCCGTGGTATATTTATAAACATCCAAGGCACGCATTCCTCTATACTTTGGATTTTCCATCGGAAAAATATACGCAGCATAGAGATGTAGCCAAATACTATCATAATGATACACCATGATCGAGGCTCTACCTTTTGGCTTTAACACTCGATAAAACTCTTTTAGCACAGCGTCCAAGTCGGAGACATTCATCAAAACACCAGGGCAATTAATATAATCCACACTATTGTCTTCGAGATCGATTCGATTCGTCTTCTCATCAATTAACAAAAATTCTGCTGTTTTTCCATGCAGGGCGATTCGCTTCTTGGCACGTTCAATAGCAGGGGCGGACACATCGGCACCAATGAGACGTTTAGGGGTTGAGTGGGTTAAGATTCCCGTCATTTCATTGCCCGGACCACACCCATAATCAAGCACCACCTTGCCATCAAGTCCACTCACAGAAATATATTTTCTATAATCAACATACAAGTCATTACAATGTTCAAAAAATTTTAATGATTCTTCTGCAGTCTCAAAATTATTGCTAGCAATCATGTGCGCGCTCCAGTATCCAGCAACTCCCTTGGAGGCAATTTCTTTCATTTTTTTATCATGAAATTCGATTCCATTAACATAGTCTTTGATTCCATGCAGAAGCAAGTTGTTGACCAGTTGATGAAAAAATTTCTCTGAGGCTACCATGA comes from Wolinella succinogenes DSM 1740 and encodes:
- a CDS encoding class I SAM-dependent methyltransferase; translation: MHYYIYPKGAFGQEIATLLDYLSSLEGEVKYSYEFIDDFDPSISLELLLARGLGNGEIMVASEKFFHQLVNNLLLHGIKDYVNGIEFHDKKMKEIASKGVAGYWSAHMIASNNFETAEESLKFFEHCNDLYVDYRKYISVSGLDGKVVLDYGCGPGNEMTGILTHSTPKRLIGADVSAPAIERAKKRIALHGKTAEFLLIDEKTNRIDLEDNSVDYINCPGVLMNVSDLDAVLKEFYRVLKPKGRASIMVYHYDSIWLHLYAAYIFPMENPKYRGMRALDVYKYTTDGEHCPVSTCFKTDDFVATMERHGFKGGLQGVAISVDELMWLPRRFEAIKDRNLDKEHREFLSNLTFDNRGIPYYRGHVAGNDGCYLFEKL
- a CDS encoding radical SAM/SPASM domain-containing protein gives rise to the protein MTQEAIFKAIREREMKVLNIQVTSSCNYACGMCPFHGDGYSGEYFDERPTIRRDMSLDEIKLILEKASMEGFEWIDLTPNGEFFTHKQWYQILSLIKEFGLKIMITSNGGLLGEEDIKRACEVGVDHIVISVDSLSYESYKKIRKPATKLAFERAIHAPLYFKKYGGDSIYVQIQITEQPEFPHEALGVLDFYKDKGLNQISLKKMFVTGEDGIGHIGVEKLEYTHGKCKAYGSPIVMTDGTVLPCCGAFYFYPKLGEKIPNIFNHTIFESARILDDLYERDSLFGSYCRNCSLYDSSRKAAPVKFIFGDYYAEQTLFETRYFILPKYLRFLPSLAILWLYKKGYARKIKQWLVAAQ